A window of the Pelagicoccus enzymogenes genome harbors these coding sequences:
- a CDS encoding class I SAM-dependent methyltransferase, with protein MNTPELADPPLGFSADSRFGSFEYEGADLEAMGVAENYPKWIVEEFSPYLRGKIADVGAGSGNFSKYLLNADVESIHAFEPCSRMHGLLSKRYEQESRLEAVNGYVTDLAGEFEAKFDAVVYNNVMEHVADDEAELKAVYRMLKPGGCVLIYVPALQWLYSDFDRSLGHYRRYEKASGAELLLKTGFAVETVKYADVLGVLPWFLCMKVFRAKLSKGSVGLYDRVGVPVTRMIEKFVPMPLGKNLLMVGRKAWPN; from the coding sequence ATGAATACGCCAGAACTAGCCGACCCTCCCTTAGGATTTTCAGCAGACTCCCGTTTCGGTTCCTTCGAGTATGAAGGAGCGGACCTTGAGGCGATGGGGGTAGCGGAGAACTATCCTAAGTGGATTGTTGAGGAGTTTTCTCCCTATCTCAGAGGCAAGATCGCTGACGTGGGGGCCGGGAGCGGCAACTTTTCGAAATATCTTCTGAATGCTGATGTGGAGTCGATCCATGCCTTCGAGCCTTGCTCCCGCATGCACGGGCTCCTTTCCAAGCGCTACGAACAAGAGTCTCGATTGGAAGCGGTTAACGGCTACGTTACGGACCTTGCAGGCGAGTTTGAAGCCAAGTTCGACGCTGTGGTCTACAATAACGTGATGGAGCATGTCGCGGATGACGAAGCGGAGTTGAAAGCGGTTTACCGCATGCTCAAGCCTGGGGGCTGCGTTCTCATTTACGTACCGGCCCTGCAGTGGCTGTACAGCGACTTTGACCGCAGCTTAGGGCATTATCGTCGCTACGAGAAGGCGAGTGGAGCTGAGTTGCTCCTGAAGACGGGATTTGCTGTCGAGACGGTGAAGTACGCCGACGTGTTAGGCGTTCTTCCATGGTTCCTCTGCATGAAGGTGTTCCGCGCCAAGCTTTCTAAGGGAAGTGTCGGTTTGTATGACCGTGTGGGCGTACCAGTGACGCGCATGATCGAGAAGTTCGTTCCGATGCCGTTGGGCAAGAATCTCTTGATGGTAGGGCGCAAGGCTTGGCCTAACTGA